A stretch of the Desulfocurvus vexinensis DSM 17965 genome encodes the following:
- a CDS encoding 4Fe-4S binding protein: protein MSRIEVREDRCKGCLLCTTVCPVEIIAQSERFNAQGYKVIEVRDMDACTGCASCARMCPDMCITVYKTAKAAKE from the coding sequence ATGTCACGAATCGAGGTCCGGGAAGACCGCTGCAAGGGCTGCCTGCTGTGCACCACGGTCTGTCCCGTGGAGATCATCGCGCAGTCCGAGCGCTTCAACGCCCAGGGCTACAAGGTGATCGAAGTCAGGGACATGGATGCGTGCACGGGCTGCGCCTCGTGCGCCAGGATGTGCCCGGACATGTGCATCACCGTGTATAAGACCGCCAAAGCCGCAAAGGAGTGA
- a CDS encoding thiamine pyrophosphate-dependent enzyme — translation MQAAEKLVFKPSGVLIDRPTHYCPGCQHGTAHRIVAEVIEEMGLAEKTIAVASIGCSVFLYNYLNVDAVESPHGRAPAVATGVKRARPDKTVFTYQGDGDLASIGMAEIMHAANRGERITVIFVNNTVYGMTGGQMAPTTMIGQATTTCPGGRCADREGLPIKMAEIIGMLGGVVFCERVAVNSVKNIARAKKAVRKAFEVQEAGQGFSFVEFLATCPTNWKMSPVDANKRIADELIPYFPLGTIVDRTGGGEDK, via the coding sequence ATGCAAGCCGCTGAAAAACTCGTGTTCAAGCCGTCGGGCGTGCTCATCGACCGCCCGACCCACTACTGCCCCGGCTGCCAGCACGGCACCGCCCACCGCATCGTGGCCGAGGTCATCGAAGAGATGGGCCTGGCCGAGAAAACCATCGCCGTGGCCTCCATCGGCTGCTCCGTGTTCCTGTACAACTACCTGAACGTGGACGCCGTGGAATCGCCCCATGGCCGCGCCCCGGCGGTGGCCACCGGCGTCAAGCGCGCCCGGCCCGACAAGACCGTGTTCACCTACCAGGGCGACGGCGACCTTGCCTCCATCGGCATGGCCGAGATCATGCACGCCGCCAACCGCGGCGAGCGCATCACCGTGATCTTCGTCAACAACACCGTCTACGGTATGACCGGCGGCCAGATGGCGCCCACGACCATGATCGGCCAGGCCACCACCACCTGCCCCGGGGGCCGCTGCGCCGACCGCGAGGGCCTGCCCATCAAGATGGCCGAGATCATCGGCATGCTCGGCGGGGTGGTCTTCTGCGAGCGCGTGGCCGTGAACAGCGTCAAGAACATCGCCCGGGCCAAGAAGGCCGTGCGCAAGGCCTTCGAGGTTCAGGAGGCCGGGCAGGGCTTCAGCTTCGTGGAGTTCCTGGCCACCTGCCCCACCAACTGGAAGATGAGCCCCGTGGACGCCAACAAGCGCATCGCCGACGAGCTCATCCCCTACTTCCCCCTGGGCACCATCGTGGACCGCACCGGCGGCGGGGAGGACAAGTAG
- a CDS encoding ParB/RepB/Spo0J family partition protein, which yields MSAKRGLGRGLDALLQGFGEGLEAPEIVQVPVGKIRPNPSQPRRDFDETALAELAESIRINGVLQPVLVRPVDDPQHLYELVAGERRWRASQLAELRDIPAIVRTLGDEESLAIALIENLQREDLNPIEEALGLQRLQEEFGLTQEQMAEKVGKSRPAIANMLRLTQLPEAIQKDIRTGVMTAGHGRALLVLTGSDDQQAMRQRITERALSVREAEAMAAYWKRTGVLPGEEGAPGPAGPARPRAPRAQAQALPDALREAMEDMEAMLAVPVALRGGLDKGQIVLHYASLDELNGILRTIGVPLVEQGAGDGAA from the coding sequence ATGTCGGCCAAGCGCGGTCTGGGACGAGGGCTGGACGCCCTGCTGCAGGGATTCGGCGAGGGCCTGGAGGCCCCGGAGATCGTCCAGGTTCCGGTGGGCAAGATCCGCCCCAACCCCAGCCAGCCCCGGCGGGATTTCGACGAAACGGCCCTGGCCGAGTTGGCCGAGTCCATCCGGATCAACGGCGTGCTCCAGCCCGTGCTCGTGCGCCCGGTGGATGACCCGCAGCACCTCTACGAGCTGGTCGCGGGCGAGCGCCGCTGGCGCGCCTCGCAGCTCGCCGAGCTGCGCGACATCCCGGCCATAGTGCGCACCCTGGGCGACGAGGAAAGCCTGGCCATCGCGCTCATCGAAAACCTCCAGCGCGAGGACCTGAATCCCATCGAGGAAGCCCTGGGCCTGCAACGCCTGCAGGAGGAGTTCGGCCTGACCCAGGAGCAGATGGCGGAAAAGGTGGGCAAGAGCCGCCCGGCCATCGCCAACATGCTGCGCCTGACCCAGCTCCCCGAGGCCATCCAGAAGGACATCCGCACCGGGGTCATGACCGCCGGGCACGGCCGGGCGCTCCTGGTGCTCACCGGCTCGGACGACCAGCAGGCCATGCGCCAGCGCATCACCGAGCGCGCCCTGTCCGTGCGCGAGGCCGAGGCCATGGCCGCCTACTGGAAGCGCACTGGGGTGCTGCCCGGCGAGGAGGGCGCCCCCGGGCCCGCAGGCCCGGCCCGGCCCAGGGCGCCCCGGGCCCAGGCCCAGGCCCTGCCCGACGCCCTGCGCGAGGCCATGGAGGACATGGAAGCCATGCTGGCCGTGCCCGTGGCCCTGCGCGGCGGGCTGGACAAGGGCCAGATCGTGCTGCACTACGCCAGCCTCGACGAGCTCAACGGCATCCTGCGCACCATCGGCGTGCCCCTGGTGGAGCAGGGCGCGGGCGACGGAGCCGCATAA
- a CDS encoding 2-oxoacid:acceptor oxidoreductase family protein: MLYQDVIIAGFGGQGVMLIGNLLAYAGMHQGLNVTYIPVYGPEMRGGTANCTVVVSSDEIGSPIIRTPKSLILMNRPSLDKFQPRLEDGGVQIVNSSLIDPALAETGRVRTVLVPCNEVADALGNTRMANMVAIGAYVQATGVMPVSAVQDALPNVISSRYAKLIPKNAEAIQAGADIAAKA; this comes from the coding sequence ATGCTCTACCAGGACGTGATCATCGCCGGATTCGGCGGCCAGGGCGTGATGCTCATCGGCAACCTGCTGGCCTACGCGGGCATGCACCAGGGTCTGAACGTGACCTACATCCCGGTCTACGGGCCCGAGATGCGCGGCGGCACGGCCAACTGCACCGTGGTCGTCTCCTCCGACGAGATCGGCTCGCCCATCATCCGCACCCCCAAGTCGCTCATCCTCATGAACCGCCCGTCCCTGGACAAGTTCCAGCCCCGGCTGGAGGACGGCGGCGTGCAGATCGTCAACTCCTCGCTCATCGACCCGGCCCTGGCCGAGACCGGGCGCGTGCGCACAGTGCTCGTGCCCTGCAACGAGGTGGCCGACGCCCTGGGCAACACGCGCATGGCCAACATGGTGGCCATCGGCGCCTATGTGCAGGCCACGGGCGTCATGCCCGTGTCCGCCGTGCAGGACGCCCTGCCCAACGTCATCTCCTCGCGCTACGCCAAGCTCATCCCCAAGAATGCCGAGGCCATCCAGGCCGGGGCGGACATCGCCGCCAAGGCCTAG
- the queA gene encoding tRNA preQ1(34) S-adenosylmethionine ribosyltransferase-isomerase QueA, with protein sequence MHEIPEDFRLSSYCYELPEERIAQAPSLRRDASRLLVLDRASGAMQIDTFASIVARIPEGALLVANNSKVLPARVFGRKPSGGRVEFLLLTPLPLLLEAAREGRAGFEAEAEGLLRASKGPRPGERITFDADFRLTVLERGEFGRARVRLAWRGDLAALFLRLGHYPLPPYIRRPDTPDDALRYQTVYADQAKLGSVAAPTAGLHFTPEVRQALAVRGVGWAEVTLYVGYGTFSPVRCPDIREHVMHREYVEVSRETAQAVALARSEGRPVVAVGTTSVRALEGARKALGALGAYTGWTDIYITPGHAFSTVDHLLTNFHLPESSLLIMVSALAGRAPILRAYRHALDNGLRFFSYGDAMLIL encoded by the coding sequence ATGCACGAGATTCCCGAGGACTTCCGCCTCAGTTCCTATTGCTACGAGTTGCCCGAGGAGCGCATCGCCCAGGCTCCCAGCCTCCGGCGCGACGCCTCGCGGCTGCTGGTTCTGGACCGCGCGTCCGGCGCCATGCAGATCGACACCTTCGCCTCCATCGTCGCGCGCATTCCCGAAGGCGCCCTGCTGGTGGCCAACAATTCCAAGGTGCTTCCGGCGCGCGTGTTCGGGCGCAAGCCCTCGGGCGGGCGCGTGGAATTCCTGCTGCTCACGCCCCTGCCCCTGCTGCTGGAGGCCGCCCGCGAGGGCCGGGCCGGGTTCGAGGCCGAGGCCGAGGGCCTGCTGCGGGCCTCCAAGGGCCCCCGCCCCGGCGAGCGGATCACCTTCGACGCGGACTTCCGGCTCACGGTGCTCGAGCGCGGCGAGTTCGGGCGGGCCCGGGTGCGCCTGGCCTGGCGCGGCGACCTGGCCGCGCTGTTCCTGCGCCTGGGGCACTACCCGCTGCCGCCCTACATCCGCCGCCCCGACACCCCCGACGACGCCCTGCGCTACCAGACCGTGTACGCCGACCAGGCCAAGCTCGGCTCCGTGGCCGCGCCCACGGCGGGGCTGCATTTCACGCCCGAAGTGCGCCAGGCCCTGGCCGTGCGCGGCGTGGGCTGGGCCGAGGTCACGCTCTACGTGGGCTACGGCACCTTCAGCCCCGTGCGCTGCCCCGACATCCGCGAGCACGTCATGCACCGCGAGTACGTCGAGGTTTCCCGGGAAACAGCCCAGGCCGTGGCCCTGGCCCGCAGCGAGGGGCGGCCCGTGGTGGCCGTGGGCACCACGTCGGTGCGCGCCCTGGAGGGCGCCCGCAAGGCCCTGGGCGCCCTGGGGGCCTACACGGGCTGGACGGACATCTACATCACCCCCGGCCACGCCTTCAGCACCGTGGACCACCTACTGACCAATTTCCATTTGCCAGAGTCCTCGCTGCTTATTATGGTTTCGGCTCTTGCCGGGAGAGCGCCCATCCTGCGGGCCTACCGGCACGCCCTGGACAACGGTCTGCGTTTCTTCTCCTACGGAGACGCGATGCTCATTCTCTAG
- the aroE gene encoding shikimate dehydrogenase → MTAAPQYGIIGHPLGHTMSPALHNWALARAGLPGAYQAFPVEPGALPAFMARARALPLAGLSVTIPHKVAVMALLDGVSARARRTGAVNTVYWDNGRLLGENTDVPGFLAPLRALGAVPGCALVLGAGGAARAVLAGLAELGVARVLVCARSLPKAEPLAAEFAAAALPWDQRASARADLVVNTTPLGMRGAGQDQSPWPDDAPLGPGQVAYDLVYNPRRTVFLARASATGARIVDGLEMFLHQGLEQFRLWTGQTFDLPGARALVGGLLEQA, encoded by the coding sequence ATGACCGCCGCCCCGCAGTACGGCATCATCGGCCACCCCCTGGGCCACACCATGAGCCCGGCCCTGCACAACTGGGCCCTGGCCCGCGCGGGGCTGCCCGGGGCCTATCAGGCGTTTCCCGTGGAACCCGGGGCCCTGCCCGCCTTCATGGCCCGCGCGCGCGCCCTGCCCCTGGCCGGGCTGTCCGTGACCATCCCCCACAAGGTCGCCGTCATGGCCCTGCTCGACGGCGTGTCCGCGCGCGCCCGGCGCACCGGCGCCGTGAACACCGTGTACTGGGACAACGGGCGGCTGCTGGGCGAGAACACCGACGTGCCCGGGTTCCTCGCGCCCCTGCGCGCCCTGGGCGCCGTGCCCGGGTGCGCCCTGGTCCTTGGCGCGGGCGGCGCGGCCCGTGCCGTGCTCGCCGGGCTGGCGGAGCTGGGCGTGGCCCGGGTGCTGGTCTGCGCCCGAAGCCTGCCCAAGGCCGAACCCCTGGCCGCCGAATTCGCCGCCGCCGCCCTGCCCTGGGACCAGCGCGCCAGCGCCCGGGCCGACCTCGTGGTCAACACCACGCCCCTGGGCATGCGCGGCGCCGGGCAGGACCAGTCGCCCTGGCCGGACGACGCGCCCCTGGGCCCCGGGCAGGTGGCCTACGACCTCGTCTACAACCCCCGGCGCACCGTGTTCCTGGCCCGCGCCAGCGCCACCGGCGCCCGCATCGTGGACGGGCTCGAAATGTTCCTGCACCAGGGCCTGGAACAGTTCCGCCTCTGGACCGGCCAGACCTTCGACCTGCCCGGCGCCCGGGCCCTGGTGGGCGGGCTGCTGGAACAGGCCTAG
- a CDS encoding NfeD family protein, with amino-acid sequence MVLLALGALFRPAPGATQAPPDAAFPVLHARIHAPITPASEQLLAHALEQARDQGYRALLLELDTPGGLVTSMRAMVSSILGAEVPVLLWVGPRGARATSAGVFLVAAAHVAAMSPQSTIGAASPVEMGGKDVGQTMEAKIKNDLMSYARGLAEARGRNAAWYQDAVDSAVSITAQEAAMAGVVDLLADSPEDLLAQLAVKGIPWRDGPLRFGAQDAALTSYDPGLRHRLLAWLLDPQIAYLLLLGGIAGLFFEFTTPGAVLPGVFGGLSLLLALYALSILPTSTAGILLILFAVVLFVLEIFITSFGMLAVAGLVALFMGSLILIEPTPGLEGVPLATIIATVSTVTAIMSLCLVLITRAQRTQTMHGLDAMVGMTVRITEWQGQTGRVRVRGEIWKARADAPLALHPGDVARVVAAKDLTLTITLPVEEGADKA; translated from the coding sequence TTGGTCCTGCTTGCGCTTGGCGCGCTGTTCCGCCCCGCCCCCGGCGCAACCCAGGCGCCCCCGGACGCGGCCTTCCCCGTGCTCCACGCCCGCATCCACGCCCCCATCACGCCCGCCAGCGAGCAACTCCTGGCCCATGCCCTGGAGCAGGCCCGCGACCAGGGCTACCGGGCGCTGCTCCTGGAGCTGGACACCCCCGGCGGCTTGGTGACCTCCATGCGCGCCATGGTCAGCTCCATCCTGGGGGCGGAGGTGCCCGTGCTGCTCTGGGTCGGGCCCCGCGGCGCCCGGGCCACTTCGGCGGGCGTCTTCCTGGTGGCTGCCGCCCATGTGGCGGCCATGAGCCCGCAATCGACCATCGGCGCGGCCAGCCCCGTGGAGATGGGCGGCAAGGACGTGGGCCAGACCATGGAGGCCAAGATCAAGAACGATCTCATGAGCTACGCGCGCGGCCTGGCCGAGGCCCGGGGGCGCAACGCCGCCTGGTATCAGGACGCCGTGGACTCGGCGGTGAGCATCACCGCCCAGGAGGCCGCCATGGCCGGGGTCGTGGACCTGCTGGCCGACTCGCCCGAGGACCTGCTGGCCCAGCTGGCCGTCAAGGGCATCCCCTGGCGCGACGGCCCGTTGCGCTTCGGCGCCCAGGACGCGGCCCTGACCAGCTACGATCCCGGCCTGCGCCACCGGCTGCTCGCCTGGCTGCTCGACCCGCAGATCGCCTACCTCCTGCTGCTGGGCGGCATCGCCGGGCTGTTCTTCGAATTCACTACGCCCGGGGCCGTCCTTCCGGGGGTTTTCGGCGGCCTGAGCCTGCTCCTGGCCCTGTATGCCCTGTCGATCCTGCCCACGAGCACCGCAGGCATCCTGCTGATTCTCTTCGCCGTGGTGCTCTTCGTGCTCGAAATCTTCATCACCAGCTTCGGCATGCTCGCCGTGGCCGGGCTGGTCGCGCTGTTCATGGGCTCGCTCATCCTCATTGAGCCCACCCCGGGCCTGGAGGGCGTGCCCCTGGCAACCATTATCGCCACCGTAAGCACGGTCACGGCCATCATGAGCCTGTGCCTCGTACTCATTACCCGCGCCCAGCGCACCCAGACCATGCACGGCCTGGACGCCATGGTCGGCATGACGGTTCGTATTACGGAATGGCAGGGCCAGACCGGGCGGGTGCGGGTGCGGGGCGAGATATGGAAGGCCAGGGCAGACGCGCCTCTGGCGCTGCACCCCGGCGACGTGGCCCGGGTCGTGGCCGCCAAGGACCTGACCCTGACCATCACCCTCCCGGTCGAGGAGGGCGCTGACAAGGCATAG
- a CDS encoding NAD-dependent epimerase, whose product MKILVTGAAGFIGYHLSLRLLGEGHTVVGLDNLNDYYSVDLKKARLAQLLDHAQFTHANINLQDAEPMEALFRKEGFTHVMNLAAQAGVRYSIINPRSYIDSNSVGFLNILEGCRHTKVEHCVFASSSSVYGLNTTMPFSVHHNVDHPISLYAATKKGNELMAHSYAYLYQLPCTGLRFFTVYGPWGRPDMALFLFTKAILEGKPINVFNHGKMRRDFTYIDDIVEGVVRVIKRTAAPNPAWSGATPDPSSSCAPYKIYNIGNNNWVELGAFIETIEKELGMTAVRNYMDMQPGDVPATYADVDDLIADVGFKPNTSIEYGIKQFISWYRDYYKV is encoded by the coding sequence ATGAAAATTCTTGTCACCGGTGCCGCAGGATTCATCGGCTACCACCTCAGCCTGCGCCTGCTCGGCGAAGGCCACACCGTGGTCGGCCTGGACAACCTGAACGACTACTACAGCGTGGACCTGAAAAAGGCCCGCCTGGCCCAGCTCCTGGATCACGCCCAGTTCACCCACGCCAACATCAACCTCCAGGACGCCGAGCCCATGGAAGCCCTGTTCCGCAAGGAGGGCTTCACCCACGTCATGAACCTGGCCGCCCAGGCTGGCGTGCGCTACAGCATCATCAACCCCCGCTCGTACATCGACTCGAACTCCGTGGGCTTCCTGAATATCCTCGAAGGCTGCCGGCATACCAAGGTCGAGCACTGCGTCTTCGCCTCGTCCAGCTCCGTCTACGGGCTGAACACGACCATGCCCTTCTCGGTGCACCACAACGTGGACCACCCCATCAGCCTGTACGCTGCCACCAAAAAGGGCAACGAGCTGATGGCCCACTCCTATGCCTACCTCTACCAGCTGCCCTGCACGGGCCTGCGGTTCTTCACCGTCTACGGGCCCTGGGGCAGGCCGGACATGGCCCTGTTCCTGTTCACCAAGGCCATTTTGGAAGGCAAGCCCATCAACGTTTTCAACCACGGCAAGATGCGCCGCGACTTCACCTACATCGACGACATCGTCGAAGGCGTCGTGCGCGTCATCAAGCGCACCGCCGCGCCCAACCCCGCCTGGAGCGGCGCCACCCCGGACCCCAGCTCCTCGTGCGCGCCCTACAAGATCTACAACATCGGCAACAATAACTGGGTCGAGCTCGGCGCCTTCATCGAGACCATCGAGAAGGAACTGGGTATGACCGCCGTGCGCAATTATATGGACATGCAGCCCGGCGATGTTCCGGCGACCTACGCCGATGTGGACGACCTCATCGCCGACGTGGGCTTCAAGCCGAACACGAGCATCGAATACGGCATCAAGCAGTTCATCAGCTGGTACAGGGACTACTACAAGGTCTGA
- a CDS encoding slipin family protein gives MLFSWLPALVIIVLFLGAALRVLNEYERGVIFRLGRVIRAKGPGLILLIPVIDRMVRVSLRIVTLDVPSQDVITKDNVSIKVNAVVYFRVVDPVRAIVEIEDYMFATSQLAQTTLRSVCGGVELDDILAHRDKINLQVQEILDQQTDPWGIKVGTVELKYVDLPQEMQRAMAKQAEAERERRAKVINAEGEYQAAARLSEAAGIISKHPEALQLRYLQTMREMAAESKAATVLPIPLDFFRFPWKTDARTQGAASGTVSRETPQDA, from the coding sequence ATGTTATTCAGTTGGCTTCCGGCACTGGTCATCATCGTCCTGTTTCTGGGCGCCGCACTGCGGGTGCTCAACGAATACGAGCGGGGCGTGATCTTCCGGCTCGGGCGCGTCATCCGGGCCAAAGGCCCCGGGCTCATCCTGCTCATCCCGGTCATCGACCGCATGGTCCGCGTCAGCCTGCGCATCGTGACCCTGGACGTGCCCAGCCAGGACGTCATCACCAAGGACAACGTGAGCATCAAGGTCAACGCCGTGGTCTATTTCCGCGTGGTCGATCCCGTGCGGGCCATCGTGGAGATCGAGGACTACATGTTCGCCACGTCGCAGCTGGCGCAGACCACTCTGCGCAGCGTGTGCGGCGGGGTCGAGCTGGACGACATCCTGGCCCACCGCGACAAGATCAACCTCCAGGTTCAGGAAATCCTGGACCAGCAGACCGACCCCTGGGGCATCAAGGTCGGCACCGTGGAGCTCAAGTATGTGGACCTGCCCCAGGAAATGCAGCGCGCCATGGCCAAGCAGGCCGAAGCCGAGCGTGAACGCCGGGCCAAGGTCATCAACGCCGAGGGTGAATATCAGGCCGCAGCGCGACTTTCCGAGGCCGCCGGAATCATCAGCAAGCACCCGGAAGCCTTGCAACTCAGGTACTTACAGACCATGCGCGAGATGGCCGCCGAGAGCAAGGCGGCAACCGTCCTGCCCATTCCCCTTGATTTTTTCCGCTTCCCCTGGAAGACTGACGCCCGCACGCAAGGCGCTGCTTCCGGGACTGTTTCCCGTGAAACACCCCAAGACGCATAA
- the coaBC gene encoding bifunctional phosphopantothenoylcysteine decarboxylase/phosphopantothenate--cysteine ligase CoaBC: MQPHLAFTGYLGRRLHLGVCGSVAAYKALELLRMLTATGLGVGATLTASAERFVTRLSFEALGAGPVYGPMFDPGHGPFGHLEPGQSAHAMLVAPASANTLARLALGLADEMLACQALAFEGPLVVAPAMNPRLWNAPATRANWETLKARGVVCVEPACGDMACGEQGRGRLAPLEEIYVQALRAATVQDLAGIDVLLTLGPTRESFDCVRHWSNPSTGTMGAALAVAAWLRGARVHAVCGPVALWLPQGIERVDVTSAREMHQAAMDLFPAAQWACCTAAVADFRPEPFGPGKFKKDSGPLAVTFLPNPDILAAMGQARGPGQRLCGFAAEAADLEAHARGKLARKRLDLIVANDVTAPGSGFAAPTNGVLVLDAQGRLERWPVLPKTEVAWRIWDWMLALSS; this comes from the coding sequence ATGCAGCCGCATCTCGCATTCACGGGCTACCTCGGGCGCCGCCTGCACCTGGGCGTATGCGGTAGCGTGGCCGCCTACAAGGCCCTGGAGCTCCTGCGCATGCTCACGGCCACGGGCCTTGGCGTGGGCGCCACGCTCACGGCCAGCGCCGAGCGCTTCGTGACCCGCCTGAGCTTCGAGGCCCTGGGGGCTGGCCCCGTGTACGGGCCGATGTTCGACCCCGGCCACGGCCCCTTCGGCCATCTGGAGCCCGGGCAGTCCGCCCATGCCATGCTCGTGGCCCCGGCCTCGGCCAACACCCTGGCCCGGCTGGCCCTCGGGCTGGCCGACGAGATGCTGGCCTGCCAGGCCCTGGCCTTCGAGGGGCCGCTGGTGGTGGCTCCGGCCATGAACCCCCGGCTGTGGAACGCCCCGGCCACCCGCGCCAACTGGGAAACCCTCAAGGCCCGGGGCGTGGTCTGCGTGGAGCCCGCCTGCGGCGACATGGCCTGCGGCGAGCAGGGCCGGGGGCGGCTGGCGCCGCTGGAGGAGATCTACGTCCAGGCCCTGCGCGCGGCCACGGTGCAGGATCTGGCGGGCATCGACGTATTGCTGACCCTGGGCCCGACCCGCGAGTCCTTCGACTGCGTGCGCCACTGGAGCAACCCCAGCACGGGCACCATGGGCGCGGCCCTGGCCGTGGCGGCCTGGCTGCGCGGGGCGCGGGTGCATGCCGTGTGCGGGCCGGTGGCGCTGTGGCTGCCCCAGGGCATCGAACGCGTGGACGTGACCTCGGCCCGCGAGATGCATCAGGCGGCCATGGACCTGTTCCCCGCCGCGCAGTGGGCCTGCTGCACCGCCGCCGTGGCGGACTTCCGCCCCGAGCCCTTTGGCCCGGGAAAATTCAAGAAGGATTCCGGCCCCCTGGCCGTGACGTTCCTGCCCAACCCCGACATCCTGGCCGCCATGGGCCAGGCGCGCGGGCCGGGCCAGCGCCTGTGCGGCTTCGCCGCCGAGGCTGCGGACCTGGAAGCCCACGCGCGCGGCAAGCTCGCACGCAAGCGCCTGGACCTCATCGTGGCCAATGACGTGACCGCCCCGGGCAGCGGCTTCGCCGCGCCCACCAACGGGGTGCTCGTCCTGGACGCCCAGGGCCGCCTGGAGCGCTGGCCCGTGCTGCCCAAGACCGAAGTGGCCTGGAGGATCTGGGATTGGATGCTCGCGCTCTCGTCCTGA
- a CDS encoding 3-methyl-2-oxobutanoate dehydrogenase subunit VorB, whose product MAPERVFIKGNEAIAQGALDAGCRCFFGYPITPQNDIPEFLSKAMFDAGGEFVQAESEVAAANMLLGAAAAGVRCMTSSSSPGMSLKQEAISYMAGSELPAVLVNMNRGGPGLGDIGPAQGDYYQSTRGGGHGDYRLLVLAPATCQEAYDLVIEAFALAFKYRNPVLLLGDAILGQMKEPIVRREAVAHDDASASWHLDGNAGRAKRLIKSLFLDEGALAGQNRHLMAKYAAMRAEVRCEEFQTADAELVVCAYGSIGRIAKSTVRKLRARGLKVGLLRPITLYPFPDAALAALADQGKRFLTIEHNCGQMVDDVRLAIRTKADSDFFGVMPGELPNPDDLEGPILKSLEG is encoded by the coding sequence ATGGCTCCTGAAAGAGTCTTCATCAAGGGCAACGAGGCCATCGCCCAGGGTGCGCTGGACGCAGGCTGCCGCTGCTTCTTCGGCTACCCCATCACTCCGCAGAACGACATCCCGGAGTTCCTGTCCAAGGCCATGTTTGATGCCGGGGGCGAGTTCGTGCAGGCCGAGAGCGAGGTGGCCGCGGCCAACATGCTCCTTGGCGCCGCCGCCGCCGGGGTGCGCTGCATGACCTCCTCGTCCAGCCCGGGCATGTCCCTCAAGCAGGAGGCCATCTCCTACATGGCCGGCAGCGAGCTGCCCGCCGTGCTGGTGAACATGAACCGCGGCGGCCCCGGCCTGGGCGACATCGGCCCGGCCCAGGGCGACTACTACCAGTCCACGCGCGGCGGCGGCCACGGCGACTACCGCCTGCTGGTCCTGGCTCCGGCCACCTGCCAGGAGGCCTACGACCTGGTCATCGAGGCCTTCGCCCTGGCCTTCAAGTACCGCAACCCGGTGCTGCTGCTGGGCGACGCCATCCTGGGCCAGATGAAGGAGCCCATCGTCCGCCGCGAGGCCGTGGCCCATGACGACGCCTCGGCCTCCTGGCACCTGGACGGCAACGCGGGCCGCGCCAAGCGGCTCATCAAGTCGCTGTTCCTGGACGAGGGCGCCCTGGCCGGGCAGAACCGCCACCTCATGGCCAAGTACGCCGCCATGCGCGCCGAGGTGCGCTGCGAGGAGTTCCAGACCGCCGACGCCGAGCTGGTGGTCTGCGCCTACGGCTCCATCGGGCGCATCGCCAAGTCCACCGTGCGCAAGCTGCGCGCCCGGGGGCTCAAGGTCGGCCTTTTGCGGCCCATCACGCTGTACCCCTTCCCCGACGCGGCCCTGGCGGCCCTGGCGGACCAGGGCAAGCGCTTTTTGACCATCGAGCACAACTGCGGGCAGATGGTGGACGACGTGCGTCTGGCCATCCGCACCAAGGCCGATTCGGACTTCTTCGGCGTCATGCCCGGAGAGCTGCCCAACCCCGACGACCTGGAGGGGCCCATCCTCAAGAGCCTGGAGGGCTAG
- a CDS encoding ParA family protein, which yields MSRIIVVANQKGGVGKTTTTVNLAASLAVMEKSVLVVDCDPQANASSGFGVYPEQVEANLYTVLGDPEQVRSAIYKTSIPFLSVLPAHQDLVAAELDLVNQPRREYFLRQLIEPLEDDYEFILLDCPPSLGLITLNALCAAREVLIPLQCEYFALEGIAKLIQTYSLVRKRLNPDIRLLGVLLTMYDLRNRLSHQVKNEIRKTFPEYLLQTIVPRNVRLSEAPSFGKPVISYDIHSKGAVAYLQLAQEVVGRQAH from the coding sequence GTGTCGCGTATCATCGTTGTGGCCAACCAGAAGGGCGGCGTGGGCAAGACAACCACGACGGTCAACCTGGCCGCCAGCCTCGCCGTCATGGAAAAAAGCGTCCTTGTCGTGGATTGCGACCCCCAGGCCAACGCGTCCAGCGGGTTCGGGGTCTACCCCGAGCAGGTCGAGGCCAACCTCTACACGGTGCTGGGCGACCCCGAGCAGGTCCGCAGCGCAATCTACAAGACGAGCATCCCGTTCCTGTCCGTGCTGCCCGCACACCAGGATCTGGTCGCCGCCGAGCTGGACCTCGTGAACCAACCCCGGCGCGAATACTTCCTGCGCCAACTTATTGAGCCCCTGGAAGACGACTACGAGTTCATCCTCCTGGACTGCCCGCCATCGCTGGGGCTCATCACCCTGAATGCCCTGTGCGCCGCGCGCGAGGTGCTCATCCCGCTGCAATGCGAATATTTCGCCCTGGAGGGCATCGCCAAGCTCATCCAGACCTACAGCCTGGTCCGCAAGCGCCTGAACCCGGACATCCGCCTGCTCGGTGTGCTGCTGACCATGTACGACCTGCGCAACCGGCTTTCGCACCAGGTCAAGAACGAGATCCGCAAAACCTTCCCGGAGTACCTGCTGCAAACCATCGTCCCGCGCAACGTGCGCCTGTCCGAGGCCCCGAGCTTCGGCAAGCCGGTGATCAGCTACGACATCCACTCCAAGGGTGCCGTGGCCTATCTGCAGCTGGCCCAGGAGGTGGTGGGCAGGCAGGCCCACTAG